The proteins below are encoded in one region of Helianthus annuus cultivar XRQ/B chromosome 2, HanXRQr2.0-SUNRISE, whole genome shotgun sequence:
- the LOC110893020 gene encoding uncharacterized protein LOC110893020: MNRIPTVDALCSRGMTIIDDICCLCEEDLESVSHIFSACPISVGVWEKVSFWCRIPRFFIFSFRDLVELHSVGDREKADREALHGVVLTTCWVLWKARNKLRFNGIRSSVEEIFSEVRVVSFFWFKHRAKKGKFEWEDLCKFVNM, from the coding sequence ATGAACAGGATACCCACGGTGGACGCCCTTTGCAGCAGAGGTATGACGATTATTGATGATATTTGCTGCCTTTGCGAGGAAGATCTCGAGTCCGTCTCCCATATTTTTTCTGCTTGTCCGATCTCTGTGGGGGTGTGGGAAAAGGTTAGTTTTTGGTGCCGGATCCCGAGGTTTTTCATTTTTTCGTTTAGAGACTTAGTTGAGCTGCATAGTGTGGGGGATAGGGAAAAGGCGGACCGTGAGGCGTTGCACGGTGTTGTGCTTACGACGTGTTGGGTGTTATGGAAGGCTAGAAACAAGTTGAGATTCAATGGTATTAGAAGTAGTGTTGAGGAGATTTTTAGCGAGGTTAGAGTTGTTAGTTTTTTTTGGTTTAAACATAGAGCGAAGAAAGGGAAGTTTGAGTGGGAAGATTTGTGTAAATTTGTGAATATGTaa